A stretch of DNA from Ricinus communis isolate WT05 ecotype wild-type chromosome 4, ASM1957865v1, whole genome shotgun sequence:
TCATGACTTGCCAATATGttcaacactcccccttaAGCTTGGATCGAGGGAATTCCTAGAACCAAGCTTAGACAAAAGAATCTTAAATTGGGGAGAAGGCAGTGATTTTGTGAAGAGATTTGCGAGTTGTGCAGATGAACGAACAAAGGCAGTAGCAATGACCTTGGATTGAACTTGATGTCGGATAAAGTGGCAATCAACTTCTATGTGCTTGGTGCGTTCATGAAAGACAGGATTGGCTGCAATGTGCATTGCCGCCTGATTATCACAGTGAAGAGTAATAGGTGCAGAGTTGGTAATACCTAGATCTTGCAACAAGGCTTTGAGCCAAATGAGTTCACAAGCTGCAGATGCCATCGATCTATACTCGGCCTTAGCACTTGATCGAGCAACAACCGATTGTTTCTTGCTCTTCCATGTTACAAGATTTCCACCAATAAATGTGCAATAGCCTGTGATAGACTTTCGATCTATTTGATTTCCAGCCCAGTCCGAATCTGAGTAAGCTTCAAGGATGCAATGACCATTATTGTTCATGGTTAGACCTTGATGTATGCTGCCTTTGATGTACCTGAGAATGCGTTTCACAAGACTGAAATGGGAGGCAGTAGGAGCATGCATGAAGGAACTCACCAAACTTATGGCGTAAGCAATGTCTGGTTGAGTTATAGTAAGATAAATCAGCTTGCCAACAAGCTTTTGATAATCAGAAATGTTGGATACAATGTCTTCCTTTCCACTGATTTTAAGTAAACTAGGAAGAGGTGACTGTGCAGGTTTAGAGTCCTGCATATGAGCCTCTCTGAGTAGATCTGCAATGTACTTTCTCTGGTTTAGAAAAATCCTAGAGCTTGTATACTCCATTTCGATCCATAAGAAATACTTTAAGGAGCCTAAATCTTTCATGGCAAACTTGGTCTGTAAGGAAACCTTTAGAGCTTGAATCTCTTCAATGCTATCACCTGTGATAATAAAATCATCTACGTATACAAGTACCACAAGTCTTCCAAGCTTTCCAGTTTGTACAAATAAGGATGAATCAGTAGTACAACAATTGAAACCAGAAAATAAGAGAACTGAACTTAACTTTGAGTACCAGGCACGCGGGATTGCTTCAGGCCGTAGATGGCTTTATGTAGCTTGCACACTAAGTCCGATTTCCCTTCTTGAGCATGACCTTGAGGAATTTTCATGTAAACTTCTTCCTCTAATTCACCATTTAAGAAAGCATTCTTTACATCCATTTGATGTAAAGTCCACCCTGAGTTAATGGCGACTGACAAGAGCACCCTTATCGTGTTCATTTTTGCTACTGGAGCATATGTCTCCTTGTAGTCTACACCTGCAGTTTGGGTGAATCCTCGAGCTATAAGTCGAGCCTTATGAAGCTCTactgatccatctgcattaAATTTGGTCTTGAAGATCCATCTAACTCCCACCGATTTCTTACCTTTCGGAAGACGTACAATACTTTATGTATTGTTTGAATGGAGAGCATCGAGTTCTTCGGTCATAGCCTTTTGCCAAATAGGAGATGATTGAGCCTCATCAAAGGTACTTGGCTCGTTGACATTGTCTACTGTAGCAAGGAATGCACAATGGGCTGAGGAGACATCATTTGGACTTACTGTGGTAATTAAAGGATGTTTTGAAACATTCACCACATAATCTTGTAGTCTTGCAGGGGGCTTTCTGTTGCGAACATGATACCTCTTGTATATAGGTAACTGAGATTCAATAGGACATTGCTCATCATCAACTGCCCTTATGAAGTCATCTTCTTCTGTTGcaacatttttttcttcaactgGAATCTCAATGGCTTGACTCGAGTTGCACAACTCCTTTTGAGGTTGAAAATCTTGACATGGCATTGcaacattttcttcttcaactaGAATCTCAATGGCTTGACTCGAGTTGCACAACTCCTTTTGAGGTTGAAAATCTTGACATGGCACAGGGATAGGGTGCTTACTATCAAACAACTCCCCCTGCACCTCTCCTTCATATGAGTTATAGAAGTAAGATTGTTCATTAAATTGAACATCTCTTCAAACAATGAGCTTCTTCAACTTAGGGTAGTAACACTTAAAACCCTTTTGAGAATATGAATACCCCAAGAACAAACACTTCACAGCTCTGGGATCTAATTTATCCATGTGAGTTGTGTGAACATGGACATAGCAAACAACTCCAAATATACGAAGATGATTGATGTTTGGCCTTTCTCCCTTTAAAGCTTCAAGAGGAGATTTAAACCCCAAAATACGGCTAGGCAGCCGATTAATAATGTATGCAGTGGTTAGAAGTCCTTGTGACTAAAATTTCTTAGGCACATTCGCCTCAATCATCATAGCTCGAGCCTTTTCCAATAAGTCTCAATTTTTTCTCTCGAAcactccattttgttgaggAGTCTCAACACAGCTAGTTTGGTGAGCTATTCCATTTGAATGTAAGTAATTAATCATTATCTTGGACATGTACTCGGAGCCGTTATCATATCGTAATATGCATATATTGGCAGAAAATTGGTTTTTAACCGAGttatgaaaattttcaaaacaataAGGCAACTCAGATTTTAACttcaacaaatatataaaggTGGTTCTACTGAAATCATCGATAAAAGTTACAAAAAACTTGTATCCATCAAAAGATTGGGTGCATGCAGGACCCCAAATATCCGAGTGGATGATTTCAAACGCACGACTAGATCTAGAATAGGAAATGGGAAAGGGAAGACGAGTGGATTTGGACTTGAAACAAGTTTCACACTCTTCTGTGCCTTTGTTACAATCTGGAAATAAACTAGTTAAAACATGATGAGATGGATGAGCAAGACGCATATGCCAAAGCTGCTGAGAGTGCGACTGGTTTGCAGCAAGAAAACTTTAGTGAGGCTGTGACTGGTAGAAAGGTAGTAGAGACCGTTGAGAAAGAAGCCTCTACCCACAGTCCTTTTTGAAATTGACTCCTGAAATAAAACatcattttttgaaaaagttACAATAAGTCCTAAATCATGTGTGATTCTTCTAACAGAAAGTAGATTTAAAGGAAAAGATGGAACATACATTACGTTGGAAgtcttattattaaaaaaacaaaactgtCCTCTACCAAAAATTGGAACATGTTTTCCATTGGCAATGATAACACTTGGTTTTTccttaaataaagaaatatgttTTAACATAGATGCATTATTTATAATGTGATCTGAGGCTCCCGAGTCCACAACCCAAATGGAATGATTTTTACTTAATTGTAAAGCAGTTTTTAAGGCTGTGATGATACCTGAAGCATCTTCTGGTGTAGCACTGTTTGAATCTGCCAGGAAGGCTGCAAATTTCCCCAACATGGCTTTGGTTTCACCATTGTCTCCTTGTTTTTGACTGAGAAATGCAACAAAGTCATTCAGGATATTGAGTGGATTTGTAGCGAAGTCCACGAGTTTGTCACTGCTTGAACTTTCTCCAACAAAAGTCATATTTGCTTTTGAGGTATATAAAGCcttattgttttctttatatcCATTCTGTTACTTTGGTTTGAGCTCGGGGTGCAAGATCCATCACTTATCTTTTTGATGTCCGATCCCATAACGACTAATACGCTCACAATGGGAGCATTTTAGATCAGGCCAACGTCGTCTATATGGCCTTTGTGTGTTGCTCAAGAAGGCTCTAGCTTCAGCAGGTTGTCCTCCCTCGACAGCATTGGCAGTGGCATCATGATTCATAACTCTCCTACGTACCTCCTCATGCTGAATTGTATTGCACACAGTCTGAAGAGATGGTAGCTCTGGTGACAGTAGAAGGTGACTCTTGAGGTCATCATAGTGAGGTCCGAGGGCTGCTAGTAGCTGAAACATCTTGTCCTCCTCTGATCTGCAAAGAATAATGGTGGAGTCAGTAGTATGTGGCCGATAGAGGTCTAGCTCGTTCCACTTGGCTTTGAATAAGCCTAGGAGTTGAACAAAGGATCTGCTGCTTTGACGAAGATCACTTAGATCTTTCTTGAGTTGAAAAACTCTAGCAGCATTGTTCATATCCCCGAACATCTCTTTTACAGCAATCCATAGGTCGAAGGAAGAGGCtgagtaattaaatatttcagaCACTTTAGGCTCTATGGAGTTTAAGAGCCAAGACATGACCAATTGGTCCTGGGATAACCATGAACTATAAGCAGAAGAGGAAGGATCAGGCATGCCATTTTCTTGACTGATAAAAATCAGCTTTGACCTGCCTCCAAGTGCAAGTGTAACTGCACGGCTCCATGGGAGATAGTTAAGGTCATTTAGGAGGACAGAACTGAGCCTTTGGTTGGGATTGGAATCTGGAAATTCTGGTCTGGTGGTATGTGTTTGGGAGTTACTTGACTTTCCATCATCACGTATGATTGAAGAGTCAATCATGATACTTCAATGGATGAGAATTGTATGAGAGGGTAGATGAAATGATAAATGCAGTAGCAGGTCCAGATAGGAAACtactgctctgataccatgatgAAAAACATGAGAGGATAATTGCAATGGCAATttgtattgatttttttattctaaaaaaaaatcaaactacaACTAGaataaacaatataaatagacaaagaacaaaaaaacaaacttCCTAAAAACTGTAGGATAAAACATAGAACTAGCATGGGAAATAGAAGAAGACTAAGATCCATAAAATGTGGATCTTTATCCATTAGAACACACTTGAAAGCCGAGCTCTTCACTGGATGAAGAggaataaagaagaaaaaatgacTGCAACCAACTGCAGCCACAGCAGAACTGACCTTAACAGAAAAATGTTGTAGAACATAGGTTGAGGATAGGTCATGACTTGCCAATATGTTCAACACATTTCAGTGCTCCTTTGCTTCGATTTCAAGAGCATGCTCCGTGAAGTAGAGATTAGTAATCACAGTAGAactttaagaaagaaaaaaaaaacttattaacGAGTCTTCACTATTAGATACAAATAACACGTAAAATTGCAGTAGGGAAAAATAAATTCACCTGCAATATGGTCGTTGGCTAATTGGCTCTTCAAATCTATCAAAGCTTAAATAAATGCCTGTCTTCTGGCAAAGTTTCTTCCTTTTaaagcataaaataataacatcaTTACAGTTAATAGCATATATTGATAAGAAAGACATTCAAAAATCTTTACAATCTTCTCTAAATTTAACAACTTTTGGTTTTAGCTGTAATTGAATAATTCAACCACAAAATATTGATTATCAACTGATgagtgttttattttatattttttcaaatgtGTATGTGTATATAGAAAAGAACACCTTGTTTAGAGAATTGGAGGGAGAAAGATAAACAAAGAAGCTTTCTTTTAAAGACTTCAAAACCGGTAACACCGGAGGAGCCAAGGGAGAGAAGCGTATGGATCACGCGGCAGTAATTGGCAACAGAAGGCACTGGACGGTGACAGAACCAGATTGATTGGAATCTCAATGATTATGAAATGGATAGAGTAGTGGAACTTGTTGAAAGATTAATCAATTTACATCAGATGGAGAAAAATGGTGGGGGAATTCAGTTCCATGATAACGCTGAGCTCATACGACGTCGTGCTACGACGTAAAATTGCGAGCctggtattatttttattattatattttgatttaacgATGTCGTTTCGTTCATTCCTTTAAAGTTTAAACCCTGTAAAAACACACCGTCGTCGGAGTTTGTAACGAAGGTGTTTTTGACATGTGATATGAagcaagaaaacaacacttaatttaataaaacttaaattttaagacATATGAAACTTtgtacttttttaaaaaaaattctaaatttttaaagtgAGCAGATATTagcttaaataaatttgacatttctttttccaagtTATTAGTCTGAGAACAATGGGAGTTCATTCCCAACTTAACTAATCACGCACCGTTGCAAGCATAATTGAgtagttgtttttatttattttttctttctttcagaCGGCATAAATGAGAGTTTTCAAACCTGTAAGATGTCAATTCATTGGCGTCCTATCGAGAGCTTCAGTTGCGAAAGTCATTGCATTATTTGTTAGttgtaataaatataaaatggtCCCCGGCAATCATGCATTACAATACTTATATTTCAACTATATGATTTTGTTACTAGCTGGCCCATATTCATACATTGACATGACCATGACAAAGTACCTTGCGCCCAAATAGATCTTCGCTGTTTTGTCAATGCTGACGCGGAGCTCACTTTTCATTTTGTTGACACATGTCACACACTGATGAAGCTTCAACAATTTGATGTTTACGTGATTAAGGAAGATATGTAATTCAGATCCCAACAACAGTCTACAATTAGATTACAAACCTCACTTTCAACCACCAGGGCTAACGGCCTTGTCTAGTTTAAGTACTGTTAGTTAGTTGATGCACACTTCAAATTCCTACTTTCTTTCTGTTCTGCAGCAGCTAATTGACCTGAATTCTGAAAATctgaatatatatttctcaTGCACGTAGCTTAAACTACGTGTCAGCAGCCATTGGGTTTTCTAGGTCACAGTCCATTGAAAAACCATGCACTATCAGAATCAACACGTGCCGTATTATCCTTGAGCCGACTATATATTTCTTTCGAGTGTTTCCTTTTTCAAAGTTTAGCTCACCCACCACTGTACACGTGTTATTATATTTCCAAGTTTAGACTCTATTACCTCTCTTCGGTCCCTTCTTTTGTTTCCTCTCATAAATAATGCGCTTGCATTGCCATTCTTGTGTTTTGTTTTAGCTTTAGCTCTTAAGCTAGACAAAGTTATCATCGGTCGTTTAGCTCATCATGGCTTCTGCTTCTGTGTATTCTTCTTTGGTGTTTTTGCTGTTGTTACTAGATGGGCTTGACGGTTGTTGCATGGCTAGTTCGGTTGTGCTGGGTTCGAGATTGTTGGCTAGAGAGGATCGAGCGTGGGTTTCGGACAATGGTACCTTTGCATTTGGGTTCACTCAAGCGGATAATCGCCATCGATTTCAATTGGCAATTTGGTTTGCAGATCTTCCTGGGGATCGAACTGTTGTTTGGTCACCTAATAGGTACACTCTACTAATTAACCTCAGCAAATTCAATTTACTATAGTTTGCTAGCATATAACcatgcaaataataataatacaccattataaactaaaataaatatgtgaattttaaattcataattatcaTATCATAGAATTTGACCCAAATTTTTTCGTCAATAAGCTCTACTGTGATCTAAATTAGTAACCTCACGTTCTATATGTAGCTCAGTACACTAATTTTGTGGTCTTGCATAATAATTTCAGtgtgtattttataataagaatatAAGTGCTAActgatatatatttcaactatttaatattaacaatatGTTTTATTAATCTATTAGCTTGGGATATAGATGAGTGAATACCAAGTATTTTCCTAAATTCTGATGGTTCATATATAATGCATGAAGATGACCATACATATATGTAACCTTTGCTTGTCCATATAAAATCCCTCCCAGTGTTTACACATGAATGAAGGCTCTTATATTTAACGAGGATGACGAGTAACTAATGTCCATTTTCATAAATAGTTTACAGAATTGTTTGGTAGTCCATAGGGTCTATATATAGTTTGGAGGATAACTGGTTTCTGAAATTGGGAAAAGTCAAAACCAATCTCCATCTTTAGCTTTACAAAAGCTTTTGCAGGTaacattttcattttcctcAATGATCATCTAATATAGAAACTCTCTGGTCACGGAAGACGCTTCCCTGGAGCTGGACGCCACTGGCAACCTCATCCTCGTAGATGGAGACACCACCGTATGGATGTCAAACACCTCTGATTCCGGTGTCGAAACAGCAGTCATGACAGAATCCGGCAACTTCGTCCTCTACGGTAGCAGCACCAATCACTCTGTATGGCAAAGTTTTGAACACCCATCCGATACTCTCCTGCCAAACCAGCCTTTAACAGTCTCTCTTGAACTAACATCGCCAAAATCACCTATAGATGGTGGCTATTACTCGCTCAAAATGTTACAGCAGCCTACTTCACTAAGCCTTGCATTAACATACAACTTGCCTGAGTCATATGATGCTTCTCCTGAAGCTTATGCCAATTATTCCTACTGGCCTGGACCTGACATTTCAAACGTTACTGGAGATGTTCTTGCTGTATTAAATGAAGCGGGGAGCTTTGGAATTGTATATGGTGAATCTTCTAGTGGAGCTgtgtatgtatataaaaaCGATGGCGATTATAATGGACTATCCTCCTCTACAAATCAATCCACTCGGTTATCAGTTATTCGAAGATTAATCCTCGAGAGTAACGGGAATTTACGTTTGTATAGATGGGATAATGATGTTAACGGTTCTCGACAATGGGTGCCTGAATGGGCAGCAGTGTCAAATCCATGCGACATTGCTGGTGTTTGTGGAAATGGGATATGTAATTTGGATAGAAGCAAAACAAATGCTTCTTGTACATGCTTGCCTGGTACTTCTAAAGTAGACAATGGTATACAGTGTTCGGAGAACTCATTGTTGATTGGAAAGTGCGATTCACCAAATGTAAATCAGACGTCAGACTTTAAAATCGCAGCTGTGCAGCAAACCAATTACTATTTCCCTGATTTTTCAGTTATAGCAAATTACAGTGATATTCCAACAGTTTCCAAGTGTGGTGATGCTTGTTTATCAGCTTGTGAATGTGTAGCCTCAGTTTATGGTCTTGATGATGAGAAACCGTACTGTTGGCTACTGGGGAGCTTAGATTTTGGTGGATATGAGGACCCTGGCTCCACCTTGTTCGTGAAGGTTAAATCGAATGGCTTGTTGGAAGGAGATAAAGAGGAGTCTGGTGATGGGTCTGGGATCTCAAAAGAGAAAGTCTTGGTTCTTCCTATAGTTCTCAGCGTGACATTTATTTTTGGCCTCCTCTGCCTATTATTGTATTATAATGTGCACCGAAAGAGAGCTTTGAGAAGAGCTATGGAGAATGCCTTAATTCTTTCAGGTGCTCCAATAAACTTTAGCTACCGCGACTTGCAAATTCATACTTCAAATTTCTCACAGTTGCTTGGAACAGGTAAATTAAATAGTGTTCCAACAAATGTCCTTTGCTGTAGATACAGAGGAGAGGAAGCAGGGTACTTTTACTTCAATTTCAATTACTTGTTTGTTTTTGCAGGAGGATTTGGAAGTGTGTATAAAGGAAGCCTTTCTGATGGGACTTTGATTGCTGTAAAGAAACTGGACAAGGTTTTACCTCATGGTCAGAAGGAATTTATAACTGAAGTGAACACCATTGGTTCTATGCACCACATGAACCTTGTTCGTCTATGCGGATACTGCTCTGAAGGATCACAGCGGTAAGCAGTAGGACACTATTAAAACTGAATAATCTTCAAAATGTAACTAATGAATTTTTCTCCCTTCTTCTTTaccttaaatattttcttttgcagtcTTCTTGTTTACGAGTTTACGAAAAATGGGTCCTTGGACAAATGGATATTTCCTTCCTACAATTGCCGGGATAGATTGCTAGATTGGACTACTCGGTTCAATATAGCTATTGCAACTGCACAAGGAATAGCTTACTTTCATGAGCAGTGCAGAAATCGGATAATTCACTGTGATATAAAGCCAGAGAATATCTTATTAGATGAGAATTTCTGCCCCAAAGTATCAGATTTTGGGCTCGCCAAGTTGATGGGAAGAGAACACTCCCATGTTGTTACTATGGTAAGAGGAACTAGAGGCTATCTAGCACCAGAATGGGTTAGTAACCGGCCTATAACTGTAAAGGCTGATGTTTATAGCTACGGAATGCTACTTCTGGAGATCATTGGTGGGAGAAGAAACCTCGACATGTCTTATGATGCACAGGACTTCTTTTACCCTGGATGGGCTTTCAAGGTATCTGAACTTATTCGAACCCTGACGAGAAGTGCAGTACAATTGAACCAAAATCCATTAATCTGGTGTTTAATGATTGTTTATTTATCATATGttaatgttattattactGATTTGCACAGGAGATGACAAATGGGATGCCAATGAAAGCTGCAGATAGAAGGCTGGAAGGGGcagtaaaagaagaagagcTGATGAGAGCACTAAAAGTGGCCTTTTGGTGCATTCAAGATGAGGTGTTTACGAGACCTTCAATGGGAGAAGTGGTGAAAATGTTAGAAGGATCAATGGACATCAACACACCACCAATGCCGCAGACTGTTCTGGAACTGATTGAAGAAGGTTTAGATCATGTTTACAAGGCCATGAAAAGAGAATTCAATCAATTTAGCTCCTTCACCACTGCGACTACGCATCCTTCATCTCATGCTACTTGCAGTTATTCAACGATGTCACCTAGATAACCTGGGTTAAGGATAATAAAAGTAtgcttaatttaaatttacaattatcTACCACTTAATTGTAAGTTCTTAAACAATTTTcactttttagttttcttttctattttacatTTGCTTTTTAGTAGTTTTTAGCTTGTGTTCAAGGCCAACAGTATTGTTTCCCTGGCCCCTGTATTTagcactttttttttaaactatatttttcaaaattggaTGCAATATAAACTGGTTAAAGGTTGTAAATCTTTTTAGTCATTAGAATTaggaaaaacatataaaattaatagaaagatGGATAAATAATAGGCTACTTAAAAACTACAATCTTTCACATACCTGAAGGGTCATTTTAGCTAGAAGGAAGGGCAAGTTTTACAGAGCCCTCGGCTTGACTCTACCTGAAGGAAGTATTTTCCCTAtcatttttccatttttgaaACTGGTAGTCCCCCTACTTGAAGCACCCTAGCCTCGGCAGAGTgttaaaagaacaaataaattagtattttgcAATTCAAGATACAGTACGAAAGCTATATATAATCTCATGAGAAAGTGCCATTGTTATTCAATATTACTATTACCGTCATTTTCTTACAATAGTAATTTGGTATCgattattgattattgattattgatAATCGATTTTGGTTAttgattattgatttatttaataattgcCTAAGTTAAAATATCCTATTTCAGTTCCTTTAAGAGTTTCATCCTTGTAAGAGTAACCCCATTAACTATTGGACTTTTTGTTTAAAGGTAAAAGGTCGATTTGAGACAAAATGAAATATAGGGACTCAATTATATTCTTCTAAGAGAATGAAGGACGCTTTTGTAAGTCTTGCCCCGACAATAATGCAAAACTACAAAATTCGAAATTTGAGCGATATTTTCCAGTTTTGTTAAGTGTCAACTCATTTGCCGCGTATCTTGATTAATAATCAGCTATTACCTTTGACTTAATCGAAcgattatttatatatattttaaacataTTGTTCGTAATCAACCgcataattagataaatattattcattcACAATATAAGAATGCTATATGTGTACTGAGAATAatgtgttatattttttttgaataatattttttattattagcacaaaaataatgaaaaataactggtgtattaataatattaataataataaatatttaaatattcctAAAAATAAAGATGGAAATTATTAAAGTGATGAGATTACctgtagaaaaataaaatcaatattaaactACTCGTTTATTAAACCtatcataattaattgtctttcggtttcattaatttataaaaaactttaaaattacagtataaaattaattcaccATTTTATAAGTACCCTTTTTTCCTATCAGAAAAGGGGGAAGGCTCCAGGAAGAGGGATATGCAACTTCGCAACGAAGAAGCAGGAAATTTCACAATTGGAATAGTCAAATCGATTGTCCAGGTTCTTGCCTATATATATGTTACTATAATCAGCAGAAGATGCATTACTAGCTAACTGAAATAACAGTATCATTTGCAAAAGCTATGGAACTTGAAGAGCTCAAAAACATTTTGAAGGAGCTGGGTCTCCTGAATGGGAAGCAGGAGAAACGGGTGCGCCGCCATGAGACGAAAGCTCAGTATCTTACAATTGCATATGTTATTTGTCAGGGCCTAATTTTCAATTCTATCACTCACCAATATTCTTATTCCAACCAATGCCAGAATTGGTGGATACCCTTCAGCATCTCCTTATTATGCTCCCTGATATACTTCATGGCATTTTTGGATGCTGTAAGTATGTTCTATCGCACTCAGTATCAGCTAGACTTGAATTATGCGGAACAGCAGCTGATCCATTTGCAAATTCATGAAGCTAAAAGCCACAAGATACAGATTGGAGAATTGGAAATTAGCGATAAGCAGAGGGTACAGCATGAGATGTTGACGAAACCTGATGAAGTTCAGCTGCTTAAGcgtaaattttatattactcTTACAATATCAGCTTTGATTGCTTTTGCAGTGGTCATGTTATTTGCTTGTCGCTCGTTTCTGTGCTCCTGAAAAGTCAATTCAAGTAGTTGGAGAGGTTAATCggccttttcttttatttgtatttggtA
This window harbors:
- the LOC125369770 gene encoding uncharacterized protein LOC125369770; its protein translation is MPCQDFQPQKELCNSSQAIEIPVEEKNVATEEDDFIRAVDDEQCPIESQLPIYKRYHVRNRKPPARLQDYVVNVSKHPLITTVSPNDVSSAHCAFLATVDNVNEPSTFDEAQSSPIWQKAMTEELDALHSNNT
- the LOC8277066 gene encoding G-type lectin S-receptor-like serine/threonine-protein kinase At5g24080 isoform X1, whose amino-acid sequence is MASASVYSSLVFLLLLLDGLDGCCMASSVVLGSRLLAREDRAWVSDNGTFAFGFTQADNRHRFQLAIWFADLPGDRTVVWSPNRNSLVTEDASLELDATGNLILVDGDTTVWMSNTSDSGVETAVMTESGNFVLYGSSTNHSVWQSFEHPSDTLLPNQPLTVSLELTSPKSPIDGGYYSLKMLQQPTSLSLALTYNLPESYDASPEAYANYSYWPGPDISNVTGDVLAVLNEAGSFGIVYGESSSGAVYVYKNDGDYNGLSSSTNQSTRLSVIRRLILESNGNLRLYRWDNDVNGSRQWVPEWAAVSNPCDIAGVCGNGICNLDRSKTNASCTCLPGTSKVDNGIQCSENSLLIGKCDSPNVNQTSDFKIAAVQQTNYYFPDFSVIANYSDIPTVSKCGDACLSACECVASVYGLDDEKPYCWLLGSLDFGGYEDPGSTLFVKVKSNGLLEGDKEESGDGSGISKEKVLVLPIVLSVTFIFGLLCLLLYYNVHRKRALRRAMENALILSGAPINFSYRDLQIHTSNFSQLLGTGGFGSVYKGSLSDGTLIAVKKLDKVLPHGQKEFITEVNTIGSMHHMNLVRLCGYCSEGSQRLLVYEFTKNGSLDKWIFPSYNCRDRLLDWTTRFNIAIATAQGIAYFHEQCRNRIIHCDIKPENILLDENFCPKVSDFGLAKLMGREHSHVVTMVRGTRGYLAPEWVSNRPITVKADVYSYGMLLLEIIGGRRNLDMSYDAQDFFYPGWAFKEMTNGMPMKAADRRLEGAVKEEELMRALKVAFWCIQDEVFTRPSMGEVVKMLEGSMDINTPPMPQTVLELIEEGLDHVYKAMKREFNQFSSFTTATTHPSSHATCSYSTMSPR
- the LOC8277066 gene encoding G-type lectin S-receptor-like serine/threonine-protein kinase At5g24080 isoform X2 translates to MSNTSDSGVETAVMTESGNFVLYGSSTNHSVWQSFEHPSDTLLPNQPLTVSLELTSPKSPIDGGYYSLKMLQQPTSLSLALTYNLPESYDASPEAYANYSYWPGPDISNVTGDVLAVLNEAGSFGIVYGESSSGAVYVYKNDGDYNGLSSSTNQSTRLSVIRRLILESNGNLRLYRWDNDVNGSRQWVPEWAAVSNPCDIAGVCGNGICNLDRSKTNASCTCLPGTSKVDNGIQCSENSLLIGKCDSPNVNQTSDFKIAAVQQTNYYFPDFSVIANYSDIPTVSKCGDACLSACECVASVYGLDDEKPYCWLLGSLDFGGYEDPGSTLFVKVKSNGLLEGDKEESGDGSGISKEKVLVLPIVLSVTFIFGLLCLLLYYNVHRKRALRRAMENALILSGAPINFSYRDLQIHTSNFSQLLGTGGFGSVYKGSLSDGTLIAVKKLDKVLPHGQKEFITEVNTIGSMHHMNLVRLCGYCSEGSQRLLVYEFTKNGSLDKWIFPSYNCRDRLLDWTTRFNIAIATAQGIAYFHEQCRNRIIHCDIKPENILLDENFCPKVSDFGLAKLMGREHSHVVTMVRGTRGYLAPEWVSNRPITVKADVYSYGMLLLEIIGGRRNLDMSYDAQDFFYPGWAFKEMTNGMPMKAADRRLEGAVKEEELMRALKVAFWCIQDEVFTRPSMGEVVKMLEGSMDINTPPMPQTVLELIEEGLDHVYKAMKREFNQFSSFTTATTHPSSHATCSYSTMSPR